GCGTGCCGCCTCGGCGAAGCGCAGAGGAGACCAGACCTTTGCGCGGCTGTTCGTGGCTCCGGGGTGGACGCCGATGAGCGGCCTTCCGTCCCAGCCCTCGGCCTCGAGGAGGGCGTTAGCGCGCCTGCGCGCCCTGTCGCTCGCCACCAGATGTAAATCGGGCTCGGAGACGACGTCGAACCCGAGCCCGCTCATGAGGTCCAGATAGTAGTGAGCCTGGTGCCTGCCAAAGGGTCGTGGAGCAGGAGGAATCGACCTGGTGAGCAAGAGCCCACGACCTTCGGTCGCGTAGCCCCATCGCTCGCCGATCCGGGCGGCGAGGATGAGCGCCGCCGCTCGGAATGCGTTCGGCAGGACGAGAGACGCATCGAAGCGTTCGCGCGCGATGCGCGCCGCTGCCCGTACGAAGCCGGTGACGCCTCGATCCCGGGCATGCGGTTCGTAATCGAGCACTCCGTCGATGCATTCCACCCCCTCGTAGAGTTCACGGACCCACGGCCTGGTAAGAACCACGATGCGCGCCTCC
This Vicinamibacteria bacterium DNA region includes the following protein-coding sequences:
- the waaF gene encoding lipopolysaccharide heptosyltransferase II, whose translation is MKQGILVYAPSWIGDAVISLGALRVLRAARPEARIVVLTRPWVRELYEGVECIDGVLDYEPHARDRGVTGFVRAAARIARERFDASLVLPNAFRAAALILAARIGERWGYATEGRGLLLTRSIPPAPRPFGRHQAHYYLDLMSGLGFDVVSEPDLHLVASDRARRRANALLEAEGWDGRPLIGVHPGATNSRAKVWSPLRFAEAARRLAQARDGRVVVLGGPSDRELCEQVRSSLGGDCIALHGKTSLGELIGVLDRLAIVLTNDSGPMHIAAALGTPTLAVFGPTDPRETGPVGEKAGVVREPVDCSPCLFRDCPIDHRCMDHVFPSRVVAEAEALLA